The nucleotide sequence AGCTTGGCtagtcagttcatgcactctcccACTGTTGATCACCTTAACATTGTTAAGAGAATCCGTCGTTATCTCAAGGGTTCAATAAGGCAAGGAATTACCATGCACAATAATCAGTCCACTATCATTAGCAGCTACACAGATGCTGACTGGGCAGGTAATGCACTTGATAGGAAATCCACCACAGGCTATTGTACATCTGTTGGTGGAAACCTTGTCATATGGAAGAGCAAGAAGCAACAGGTAATTGCTCGTTCCAACGCAGAGGCTGAGTATCGTTCCATGGCAGCCACTGCTTGTGAACTCATTTGGCTTAAAGGGCTTTTTTCAGActtagggttttctagttttacTCCTATGTCATTTATGTGTGATAATCATGCAGCCATGCACATTGCTGCCAACCCAGTGTTCCATGAAagaaccaaacatattgaagtgGATTGTCATTTCATCAGAGCTCAAGTTCAAACTCAAATCATCCGGACCATGTTCACACGAAGCCATGATCAATTGGCATATCTCTTTACAAAGGGATTGGCATCCACTCAGTTCCATCGATTATTAGGCAAGCTTGGCTCAGTTAACCTCCTCGATCCAgcttaagggggagtgttgaagtgttgaaGTGTATTTTGGCCTCTAAAGTCAGTTACCATGTTCTCTAGGGATAACTCTAGGCACTATTTGTAATTAGTAATTAGTCTTCTTTCCTTGATTTAAGGGAGGTGATTGATTGGAGCAAGTTATTTTTTGTAAGGTGTAGATTAGGCTAGCTTGTCTAATTTGTCTTCCTTTTCAGTCCTTGTCGGCTAATTGTAACAGtctcctttttttctcttttctgttGGCTGCTTGCAGCAATTATCTTATATCTCTTTCTTCCCCCTTTTTCTTCTCATATATATATGGACCCCTTGTACATTAAACTcatgaaatacattacaaattAAAGCCATAATTTCTATACTCACATAGAACCAAAGCTTTTCGTCATCGCTGTCAACTTTATTATCTTCTGCATCACTAGAGCAAAAAGGCAGTTTCTTAGGTGTTTCATCTCTCGTGCACTTCGTTGAAAGAGGAACCCCACAGAGTGATGGATTGCCTTCATAAATGGATGAGTCATCAAGCGTCTGGAGTTGGTTGCCCAAAGGAATTCTTCCAGCCACGTTGTTGAAAGACAAGTTCACGTGAGCCAATATTGTTAAAGAGGAGTAACTTTGAGGAATTTGTCCGGAAAGGCGATTGTGTGAGAGATCAAGAGTTTCCAATGAACGCAAATTTCCAATCATTGAGGGAATGTTCCCTCTTCTGATTTCTTGACAAGCTCAAGGTCCCCATTGCAATGAGGCTGGTCACTTCTTCAGGAATTTTGCCTTCTAAATTATTTGATGAAGGATCAATGTTATACACCCATTTCAAAATCTTGTAATAAACAAGTACACTTCCCTTCGCCATGACTGTTGTTTGCACATCATAATATGTAGGCACTGTATAATTATGATATGGAAATAATCTCAAAGCAGTCAAATTCTTCATACACTTGGGAATAGTCCCTGAAAGTTTGTTATGGCGCTGAATATGTCCACTTAAAATGTTGGATTGCAAACGTAGCGTACACAGCTCGGAGTAGTGTAATCTGATCCATAAAGGAACACTTCTGGTAAATTTGTTGCCCCGATCAATATTGCACAAAGAAGTTGCATTCTTCAACTCAAAAAGGAATTTTGACGCCAAAATTGTTGTTGttcatcttcaatataacaAGAGAACTCGAGACACCCATTGAACTCAGAATATTACCCCAATTGCTCGTTAGGGACAAGATTGATAAGTTTTGCATGCTGCAATGAGAGGATGGAATTGTACCATTCAAGTGATTCCCGGCAAGATGCAAAATTTCTAATTTGGGCATCAGTTGTCCGAAATTTGAAGGAATAGGCCCAAAAAAAACAATAGCTTTCGAGATTGGGGACAGAGACATTGTTAGATAAAGGTGGGAGTGGACCTTCAAATTGATTATGACTCAAATCTATATGATATAAATTTGAGTTGGAATGGAAGCTTTCGCCGGATTTGGTTGTGAGATAAATCGACATGTACGATGTTGGAAAATAAGTTCAACAACCATTCATTTGGTATATTATCTGAGATTCTGGTACTGCTAAGGGTGAAATTAAGTAACTCAGTCTGAGATTGAAGCCATGCAGAAAGGGCAGGACCTACATTACAGTTTGTACTGTAAATTGTGTGGAGCTGGAAAAAGAGGAATCCACTCATAAGTCACATCGAAATTAAGCGACATCTTGATCTATGGACAGATCAATACATTTTAATCTCGTGAGATTTATCAAATGAGTTTCTGTTAAATTGTCTTCCCATGAGTTCTTAGACAAATCCAGGTCAACTCTCAGAAAGTTGCCCCAAAACTTTCGGGAATATATCCGTTCATATCGTTGCCTCTGaaggtttagagtttttaaggATGACAAGTTTCCAATAGAAGTTGGAATCGAGCCCCAAAACGAGTTGCCTTCGAGGTAAAGGTGTCGTAAGTTTATTTGAACTCCTAGGAGGCAAGCAATTCTGTTGCAAACTCATTGGAAGACAAATTTGGTGCTCGCACACGACTGTTGACGAATAACTAATTTTACCTAATCCGTCTCTACaaagttataaaataaaaaaagtgacTGCCAAAAAACAAGAAGAGCATAGAGTGCAATGATAGGGTAGAATAACAAGCATGGCAGCTATAAATTtgtacgattttttttttttttttttttttgcaggtgGCTGCTGAGAACGTACAAGTAAATTAATTGGACTGTTGGTGTCCAAATTCCAAGTCTTCAGCCCATTTTACAAGTTTGCAAACTCCAATCAGACTCAGGATGCTGGATTAGAGTTGATGCATTTTTTGAGTTGGGTTGCCATTTCTTTAGAGCATCCCCAATGGGGCTCTATCCTTCATGAGGTTACTACATTTTAAGTCATAACGAGAAATTTCATCCCTAATGAGTCTGAAAAGGGGGCTAGATCCACCATAAAGGCTAGCAACTTCCTTTCTTGAGTAGCATAAAATTGGGCTACATCTAGCCCTAAAAAACAGTGGGTCCCACAAAAAAAATAGCAACCCATGTGAGTAAAATTCTATCACTCGCCCTCCACTTGTGAATATACTTATActctccttttattttattttttttcttatttttcttgcaatttagGTAATTAATAATTCTTTTAAATTccataagaattaaaatttcaaattgatttaacgTTCATGTGCATTGGTGGgtgaaatttttaaataattttttttcaaaattgtatgATACTAATTTACCAATTGGTGCTAGGTAAATTGTTGTGTTATACATGAAAATCAAGTAATATTAGAAGGCGAAGTGGGGTTTGTTTCTTTCAacggatgagattgagataaaAGAATCTAATCCAACGAACGATTCATAAGTGATAAAATCTAACTTTGCCACAATTTGAACTTTTAGGTTGAAAGGTTCATTAaaaaaaggctttttagccaaatggtccctgagatttacataactcctcactttggtctctgagatttgaaatcaataaaagtagttcctgagtttgtccagcatcaatcattttggtcattccatgaaaaatctccattaaataagattaaaatgacaaaaatacccttaatttaTGTCAAATCATATGACctcttgtttattaaattgaggatatttttgtcattttggtccttatttaatataatttttttatgtaagaaccaaaatgattgatagtggacaaactcatggaccacttctattgatttcaaatctcaaatatcaaagtgatgagttatgcaaatctcaaaaactattttggctaaaaacccttttaaaaatttaggggggtgtattcaattgagattttgagggattttaattattttaatgaatctaggggtattcaatcaggattttaagtgattctcataaattcaaggtgtattcaattagaattttaagataatttattaaaatccttagaaatccggtagtattcaattaggattttaaagaagtttataacatttcaggtgtattcaattaaaattagaatttaaagaATTTGGAGAAGTTGAGGAATGAGAGGGAATTgaagagatttcgtagtgtattttaagcatccataaATCTCACATCTCCCCATAAGATTTCGAggaaatttaatcaaaattgtatataaaatctctacaaatcaattaaactccataaaaattcatgaatttttaaaatttttattaaattttgagtTGGGATGAATCcatgaatttttattaaaattcaacTTAAGAAAAgctaacacaaaaaaaaatcatcacttaatcaaattactacataaataaataaataaataaatatatatatagctacATATAGAACTCGAAAGATATAGCCCCTCATTGGgagagatttttttataaagccTCAAAGATTTCCTGAAGCTCTAAAATGAGCTATATCCACCACTTTTCCAACCTCATATAGAGCCCCTCACTGGAGAGTAAGAATGGAATTTATACACAAACATCCCACCACCACTAATGTATTAATTGTATTTTACACGTTTACAACACCATGCCAAAATAAAACAGACTTCGTATTGTAGACCTGGACATAACTAAGTTAAACACCATGATATGGGTTTCAATGAAGCAAAAACCCATATCAGATCAATACGAGGCCAGGGAGTAGTGCAAACTAACGAGTCTATCCCTCTCCTCTAAGGACGGGCAAAATATCcgcggttatgggtaaccgtgaTTATCCGCCCATTTAAACTTCACGGTTACAGTTATAGGTAGtcatttagataaataaacggttatgggtataaccgtttacccgtgaaatttaaatggatggttatgggtattaaccgcggttataaacgaataaccgtttacccatttattttatatatgtaaaatttggTGAGGAAGGGGAACTGGGGAAGGCTTTCGTGTCGGGAACATTTTTCCTACctggtttaaactttggtgtACATAACTCcctagtttgttttgtttggaatTTTGAATTACCGATTTATAACACAAAGTTAACATAAACAGTGTACGTAACTTCTTGAAATAAATGGGTAACcgtttattcatttattttatatatgtaaaatttggTGAGGAAAATGAATTGGGGAAGGCTTTCGTGTGGGGAACATTTTTCTTATCCGGTTTAAACTTTGGTGTATGTAACTCCctagtttgttttgtttagaaTTTTGAATTACCGATTTATAATAACATAAACGGTGAACGTAACTTCCTGGAAAATGAGAAGGGTATCATGAATATATTACCGATTTAGTTGTTTAGAATTTTGAAGATAAATTGCATATAGAAACATTTCAACATTACAACAAGCCATATAAGACATTCATCCAAATATTTGACAAATGCTACTCGAATTCACACAAATACATGCCCTGCTTCCACCACAAATTCCAGGAATTTACTTTTAAGGTCAGAAAATCAATAATAGCCTCAAGATGCCAATCAAAATTCTAAATCGATATCATGAATATATTACAACATTTCAACTAAATTGGTAATATATTCATGATACCCTTCTTATAATCGGtatcatgaatataaactttgGTGTACGCAACTCCTTAGTTTGTTTTGGATGACTGTCTTATGTGGGAACTTTTTGTTATTATAACCGGTTTAAACTTTATGAATATATTACCGATTTGATTgatccttttgttttgttttttctttggaaaaaaaaaagataaacgggttaaaaaaggTAAATGgataaacgggtattaaacggttacggttaaatgggtatgcgattatgggtatggttaactgtttataaacggttatgagtatgggtataaccgtttaggcaattacccaataGGTAAACAGTTATAGGTAAATAACCGCGATTATCCGTCCGGCATAACCGTTTCCATCCTACTCTCGTCGCATGGCTAACGAAACTAAAATGATAGTGTGTGCATGCCTTGCAACGTTTTATTCATCGGATGCATGCCTAACACAACGTAGTAAAGTTTTGAATTTAcaaggaaagaaaaacaaaaagaaaagtgaaaCAGCTTTGTCATTGATGGGAGGGGAACTGCAGAAGCAAAGCAGCTTTGTACACGAGATTAGCATGAAAAAACACCAAAAGGGATGCACAGCCAACATTAATTATTCGATGACatgacagaaaaaaataaattagaagaaaagaaattaaaataataataataataataataataaaagccACCTTCgaagaaaaaaacagaagaGAAAATTCTAGCTATATTTTTTTATCTAAATTGCCGAGTTGGCTGACGGACACAGACCGAGTCATGAGGATGAAAGCTCCTCTTTAATAATCCCTGTACATCCACCTCTCAGTCCGTGACTCTGCTGACCAAAATACCCCCACCCCAAAATCCAAAATCTCAGAACTACCCTTGAAACCCCCAAGAACATCTCGGCCGTTGATCCTCAAAACAAAACCCATCATCATCGACATCGACGGCGAGAACAGTGTCCTACAAAGCAAGGGCAGGTGGACTACGAAAAGGCCGTGAAACGACTCGGAGAGTGGGGCCCCGACCCCCACCCACCCTGACTTACAGcgttttttttatcttttctataatttttttggataaattatacaatttttggaataaaaataaaaagcttGCTACTCGGAATCACTGTCGACGCTGTCCATTCCTTTGAGTCCCCTTCGCTTTTGCTGCATATGCAAATCCAACCCAATCAGCACAAAGTGGACCAAAATATTATGTAACGTTTtgtattttatataattatttcTTGCATTATATATGTGAATAAACAAATCAACGTTTGATATTTAATTACAGTATATGCATTTGCTTAACAAATCGACAatgttaattattaattattattctcCACTTAAAGCACCTAATTATTCCCTCTACAAAAAGTGGAGGACAAGCAATCACAATGTTTTGAGCATGTCAATTAGGCAAAAAAGTGAATGACTAACATGGTTCATGTTTACTGCCACATGACGTTACAACCGCTACTGCATTATCATGTTTAAATTTTTCGTCACATGACAACGCACTATTGACATGTTCTATTGAAACCTATTGAATCGAAACGCTGTGATAACAGTAAACTCAcctattttttcctttttaataaaaaaaatgacctCAAATCCAGTGGGTAAATTGGGAAGGTTATGCCATTAGGGGTAGTAAAAGTAAATTTCATCAAAGACAGAGCAAAAGACAGGATTACAGGCAGGAAAAAGCAGAGCAAGCATGTTACCTTCTTCACACATTTCTTCTCCCTGACCTCATATCGATTCCTTGTTAAGTCAGACAGCCACATACCTGGAAAACAATACTGCCAACAACAACCAGaagatattttaattaaattaatttaagatTTTGTTTTCGATTAAgcccaaattaaaattaaaattaaaattaaaattaaaattaaaattaaatttaaaattgaagaacAATGATTTGGATTTTACTATACCTGTAGAGTTCTGTCAACATTTTTGGCCCTTTTTTTGGGCCTCTGGGGGAGCTTTGTGCCTTTCATTGCAAGGAAAtcatcttccttctccttcctcgaCAGAGCAATATAAATTCTCGGCCACTCCACCACTTCGTAGTTCACCTTCTCCGCTGCCGCCGTTGCAGCTGCGGCGGAAGAATTATCCGCCCCTGCCCCGACGGCCAACTGATCCGATTGCAACAAACTGGAATCAGCATGATTCCCGCGATCAGCTTGAGCTCCATTTGGCTTGTTGTCATCTTTGGCTGCTGCTGATGACCTGCCTGAGCAAGCCGGcacctttctctcatttttctccgGCGGAGGAGATCGTTTCCCCGCCGTGGATCTGGAAGCAGCTCGGCCGTTGCTGCCACCAGTAGGGTTTCTCGATGGTGACCCATTAACGGGAGCAGATCGATCTACCAAATTCCTGGTCATGGCAAAAGAGAAAAGGAGATTGTAATAAATGGGTGAGTTGGGGAGGTTTAGATGGATGAAAAAGGAGGGGCCTTTGGGAGTGGGAGAGATTAGGTGGAGGGTTTTTTCTACTCTTCCTCAGAGCAGATCAGAGGGAAAGACAGCAGAAAAGGACAGGGTTTAATACGCAATTAAATGAAGAAAAAGCATGATTAACCTTCTATTATATACTAATTTACTAGATAAATACTCTCACAATCTCCAAGaaaatctataaaaaaaaaaatactgcaAATTCCAATGAGGTAAAAAGGGTAAATTGGGAGGGAGGATTTTCAAGGAAGATGATGAGATTTTGGGGGTTTTGAAGATCAGGACAAAAGGGTATGAGGGGGGAATTTAATGAACAAATATCTTTATAAATCCACTTCACAAAAAAagggtataaaaaaaagaggCAAAAAGCCAGAGGGAGCCAAACAGAGCACTAATCCAtttgttctctttctcttttgatACCCActcaatgagagagagagactccGATTGATGAAATTTGAGGGTGAGTCCAGGGGTAAAAGggtcaaacaaaagaaaaaatgtgGTCTTTGAAGTTGGATTGAACAGGATCAGCTGAACAAGAACATGGGTTTGTTTGTTGTACCAAGAGGGACCCAAAGGGATTGCAAATTTTAGATCTTGAACCAAAGGACTAAACAGTCTCTGAAAAAACAGAATCTCAGGCTGCAAACCCTAATTGGGAAAAACCCCATGATAAAATCATAGCATATATTAGGAAAAAAGGTGGCCCAAAAAGTAAACCAATTTGATTGGAGGACTGGActttaaatatttttacaaCAGAAATAATGTAAGATCTACCAAGTGATCTGGAGCAGTGGGAATTAAAAAGAGGTAAATATTATTAATCCATAGggagaaaaaaggaaagaaagaaaaacaaaataatgaaagGCGTTGGAAGGTAGGTAAAGGGTACCTGCTAGGAAGCGACCCGGAGGCTTCCTTTCTCAGTCTGCTGCCATTGGAAAACGACGACGTAGCGGAGCAAGAAGACGGAAGGGGCGGCGGGGGAGGAGGCGGGGGCATGGACTTGTCTCTCCTCTGCAGCTTTGAAGCTTGCCTCGCTTGAGCCGACGAAGAGGACTCATCGGTGACAGCTCGGATCTCGGTCCTGGAGACTCTCGACCTCTTTCTCTGGCCCCACTGCAGCAGCACATCGCCGGCGCCGCGGATTGGACTGGGAGTCCGGCTGGGACTCTTGTCCTGCCGCTGCTGGGTCTGGTGGTGGATTTCACCGTTTGGGGAAGTGGGTCGGGCTCCGAATTGGGATTGGGTCGGGTCTTGAGGCGTGGGTTGGGATCGGAATCTGAAGGGTTTGGTGGGTTCTAGAGATGTGACTGTAGTGTTTGTTGTCACGGCGTCTGTAATCCCGTCGTCTTTGGATATGGCTCTCATGGTTGGTTTCTTGCCATTGCTCAGAGGGACGCAATCTGGGCTCACTCTCTGGTacctgaaaaaaaaacaaaattcaagaacaaccCATTAGAGAAATCCAAATGCAAATTCGTTTCCGCAGCTGATTTCATAAAATCGAAGAACAAATCGACGTCAATGTGTACGAATTGAGAAGGAAACAAATAAAACGAACTCAGAATTTCTGGGTTGGATTAGGTGTTTTACTGAAGAGATGACAAAACTCAAGATCTTAGCCGAAATTTTTGGAAACAATTTTGCAATCTGATTGAAAACGGAGAATCAGAATTGGTCAACAGAAGCTGGGTAGTAGTGAGATTGGTTTGAATGTTGGTGACGAGTGATTCGAAATCGAAACCAGTTTTCAAATACCATTTTTCTGCAGCTGACAACAGAGAGCTGAATCTGAAGAATCGGAGCTCTGTTATCTGCGGGAGCTGAAGCATTTCTGCTTCAGCAACCGAATCCGATTGGGCCCAGAAACTGATTCACAGACCCAAGTGGAAAAATCGGAGAGAGAATAAGATCTCTCATCCAGTAGACGAACGATTGTTcagaaaattgaaagaaaataaagttACAGAAACAGGAAGAAATGATGAAATCCGATCCCAAGAACCAACCAGCCAACAAAACCAATCGATGGCTCGGACCAATTCGTTGAGAATCGCACACcaatcaagcaaaacaaaaaccaaGAAACATGAAAAGAGGAGCAGTAGGCAGACCTCATCATCATCCGCTGAAGAACTCGACCTCTCGGATTGTCAACTCACAGCATTAACACTCTTTTTGGATACAACCCAAATGAAGAATCGAGTCAAATTGTTATCAGAAATCAATGGTTTGTTTCTGAGGATTTGTTCATCAACAATGGCACAAAAATCCAAGGggaagctagagagagagagaaagagggagggagagagaagagtgGGGGTAGGAGGGAGGTCTAAAGCCTGGAGAGAcaaccagagagagagagagagggggggaggagagagagagatgagggatGCAGAGAAGAAGGCAGGCAGAGGCAGAAGCCAAGTAGGCGATAACATGAATTTATATAACGAGTGAAATATGGTTGCTGCTGTAGGCAAACAAGAAGACGCACTTTGCACTTGTACCGGTAGTCACTACCTGCAACAGGGAATGGTTCGGGGCAAGTTCTACTTGGTTTGGGTTTATCTGTTCTCACACAGCCCACCATACAAACATTTGAGGATTGGGCCTAATCCCTATCTATATATGAACTTACTCAGGTAAGAGGGTTAGGGCACACGCTGCTCTTACCAACTATCGAGTGGTGATCTAATTAAATTATAGTTGGGGAGGTTCTAACATTGCAACACGAagaattgttttgtttttacaaGGCAATAGTCTAATTCTAAACTATTGTGATCCCTCAAGCGACATATCAAAATCAAGTGTAGGGGGGCGAGTACGTTGTTTTGGCTAACTAGCAACTTGCTTGGCCAACAtttgaaattttcttttaataaaataacgatattcgttaaaaccttgatagtaAATCAAAGGCATGTGCAACAACGAATCTCAACTAAAACGTAAAAGAAGCAATCTCCGTAAGCCAACATTTGGAAATTGTGGATTTTGACTTAAGTTAACAAATAATTTCGTATGTTGACGTAGATTGATGgatatttcattttttaaaacatGTCAATACATACAATTTTTCTCTTCAGTTAAGGTCCACACTTCATTTTCTTTAAGTAAAAGTGTAGATTGAATTAATTCTGAAActcaaaaatatattttgaccTCAAACAAAATAAGCCTCAAAACACAATGTTGTGAGCTCGACCAAAGGAAATACAAAATGTTGTGACACTTGCT is from Malus sylvestris chromosome 5, drMalSylv7.2, whole genome shotgun sequence and encodes:
- the LOC126624017 gene encoding uncharacterized protein LOC126624017 — translated: MMMRYQRVSPDCVPLSNGKKPTMRAISKDDGITDAVTTNTTVTSLEPTKPFRFRSQPTPQDPTQSQFGARPTSPNGEIHHQTQQRQDKSPSRTPSPIRGAGDVLLQWGQRKRSRVSRTEIRAVTDESSSSAQARQASKLQRRDKSMPPPPPPPPLPSSCSATSSFSNGSRLRKEASGSLPSRNLVDRSAPVNGSPSRNPTGGSNGRAASRSTAGKRSPPPEKNERKVPACSGRSSAAAKDDNKPNGAQADRGNHADSSLLQSDQLAVGAGADNSSAAAATAAAEKVNYEVVEWPRIYIALSRKEKEDDFLAMKGTKLPQRPKKRAKNVDRTLQYCFPGMWLSDLTRNRYEVREKKCVKKQKRRGLKGMDSVDSDSE